From the Rhodanobacter soli genome, one window contains:
- the mtnA gene encoding S-methyl-5-thioribose-1-phosphate isomerase yields MSAPIETHDSIRAVQWQGDHLRLLDQRLLPNAERWIDCRDAAQVTQAIRDLAVRGAPAIGIAAAWGVAMAAQQGTPLEPVLTTLRAARPTAVNLMWALDRMKKRIAAGADADALLREAQAIQDEDLAANRRMGELGAALIAPGSGVLTHCNTGSLATAGYGTALGVIRAGVAAERIARVYAGETRPWQQGARLTMWELVRDGIPAQLIADSAAAHLMKSGAVQWVIVGADRIAANGDTANKIGTYQLAIAAKYHGVKFMVVAPSSTVDMATGSGEEIEIELRDPAELLSTAGHRTVVEGAQAWNPVFDVAPAELIDAIVTERGVIERPNSIAMQAMFGC; encoded by the coding sequence ATGAGCGCACCCATCGAAACCCACGATTCCATCCGCGCCGTGCAATGGCAGGGCGATCACCTGCGCCTGCTCGATCAGCGTCTCCTGCCGAATGCGGAACGCTGGATCGATTGCCGCGATGCGGCCCAGGTGACCCAGGCGATCCGCGACCTCGCCGTGCGCGGCGCACCGGCGATCGGCATTGCCGCGGCGTGGGGCGTGGCGATGGCCGCGCAGCAGGGCACACCGCTGGAGCCGGTGCTGACGACGTTGCGCGCGGCGCGGCCCACCGCAGTGAACCTGATGTGGGCGCTGGATCGGATGAAGAAGCGCATCGCGGCCGGCGCCGACGCCGACGCGCTGCTGCGTGAAGCGCAGGCGATCCAGGACGAAGACCTGGCCGCGAACCGCCGCATGGGCGAGCTGGGTGCCGCGTTGATCGCCCCCGGCTCGGGCGTGCTGACCCACTGCAACACCGGCTCGCTGGCTACCGCCGGCTACGGCACCGCGTTGGGCGTGATCCGTGCCGGCGTCGCGGCGGAGCGCATCGCGCGGGTCTACGCCGGCGAGACCCGGCCATGGCAGCAAGGTGCCCGGTTGACCATGTGGGAGCTGGTGCGCGACGGCATCCCGGCCCAGCTGATCGCCGACTCCGCCGCGGCGCACCTGATGAAATCCGGTGCCGTGCAATGGGTGATCGTGGGCGCCGACCGCATCGCCGCGAATGGCGATACCGCGAACAAGATCGGCACCTACCAGCTGGCGATCGCGGCGAAGTACCACGGCGTGAAGTTCATGGTGGTGGCGCCGTCCTCCACCGTCGACATGGCCACCGGCAGCGGCGAGGAAATCGAGATCGAGTTGCGCGATCCGGCCGAGTTGCTCAGCACCGCCGGCCACCGTACCGTGGTCGAGGGGGCGCAGGCGTGGAACCCCGTGTTCGACGTGGCGCCGGCGGAACTGATCGATGCGATCGTCACCGAGCGTGGCGTGATCGAGCGACCGAACAGCATCGCCATGCAGGCAATGTTTGGATGCTGA
- a CDS encoding class III poly(R)-hydroxyalkanoic acid synthase subunit PhaC, with amino-acid sequence MQTPLRIDPARALGDIATFQRKLAAGMGHLRGMREPEYANTPRELVYSEDKLKVWHFTGHGRTTSKTPLLIVYALVNTVWMTDLQADRSMVRNLLEQGEDVYLIDWGYPDGADRWLTLDDYINGYLDRCVDVVRERHGLDAINLLGICQGGAFSLCYTALHPDKVKNLITMVTPVDFHTPDNMLSHWCRSMDVDLFVDTMGNIPAGLMNYVYLTLKPLRLNQQKYIGMVDILDNPAELENFLRMERWIFDSPDQAGEAFRQFIKDFYQGNKLVRGTLEIGGRPVDLGMIAQPVLNIFAEQDHLVPPDASRALGKHVGTTDYTQLAFKGGHIGIYVSGRAQREVPPAIHQWLRQRA; translated from the coding sequence ATGCAAACGCCATTGCGCATCGACCCGGCCAGGGCGCTGGGCGACATCGCCACGTTCCAGCGCAAGCTCGCCGCCGGCATGGGTCACCTGCGCGGCATGCGCGAGCCCGAGTACGCGAACACGCCGCGCGAGCTGGTCTACAGCGAGGACAAGCTGAAGGTGTGGCATTTCACCGGCCACGGCAGGACCACCTCGAAGACCCCGCTGCTGATCGTCTACGCGCTGGTCAACACGGTGTGGATGACCGACCTGCAGGCCGACCGTTCGATGGTGCGCAACCTGCTCGAGCAGGGCGAGGATGTCTACCTGATCGACTGGGGCTACCCCGACGGCGCCGACCGTTGGCTGACCCTGGACGACTACATCAACGGCTACCTCGACCGCTGCGTCGACGTGGTACGCGAACGCCACGGTCTCGACGCGATCAACCTGCTCGGCATCTGCCAGGGCGGCGCGTTCTCGCTGTGCTACACCGCGCTGCATCCGGACAAGGTGAAGAACCTGATCACCATGGTCACCCCGGTGGATTTCCATACGCCGGACAACATGCTGTCGCACTGGTGCCGCAGCATGGACGTGGACCTGTTTGTCGACACCATGGGCAACATTCCTGCCGGGCTGATGAACTACGTCTATCTCACGCTCAAGCCGCTGCGGCTGAACCAGCAGAAGTACATCGGCATGGTCGACATCCTCGACAACCCGGCCGAGCTGGAAAATTTCCTGCGCATGGAGCGCTGGATCTTCGATTCGCCGGACCAGGCCGGCGAGGCATTCCGCCAGTTCATCAAGGATTTCTACCAGGGCAACAAGCTGGTCAGGGGCACGCTCGAGATCGGTGGCCGGCCGGTGGACCTTGGCATGATCGCCCAGCCGGTGCTGAATATTTTCGCCGAGCAGGATCACCTGGTGCCGCCGGATGCCTCGCGTGCGCTGGGCAAGCATGTTGGCACCACCGACTACACCCAGCTTGCGTTCAAGGGCGGCCACATCGGCATCTACGTATCCGGCCGTGCCCAGCGCGAGGTGCCGCCGGCGATCCATCAGTGGTTGCGCCAGCGCGCATAA